TATCGAGATCGGCGTGAGGAGGCGCGTCAGCGACGAGGGGGCCGAGCTCGGCCAAGACATCTTTGCCAAGCTGTCCCTCGGCTCCGATGACAAGGACGCGCATCGACTATATCCGCTCGGTCCGGAAGACGTCGGACAAGGGATCGGAAAGCCATTCATCGAGTGTTTTCGCTCTCTGGTCCCTTTCGGATACGATCGGGTCCGATACGGGCCACTCGATTCCTATTCGAGGATCGTTCCAGAGGACGTTCGATTCCGTGTTGCCGTTATACGTGCCGGTGCATAGATACTGGACTTCGGCGAAGTCCGATGTGACGGCGAAGCCGCGGGCGCATCCGGCGGGCGCCCAGAACAGGACCGGTTCTTGATAGTGGAGTTCACGTCCCACCCACTTGCCCAGCGTGGGAGAATCCTTTCTGATATCCACCGCCACGAGGAAGGCCGATCCGGCGGTCACGCGCATGAGTTTGCCCATCGGAGGGTCCCATTGGAAATGAAGACCGCGCACCACGTTTTTCACCGACCCCGAATGATTGAGCTGGACAAATCGGGTCGGCAGTTTTTCCGCCGCCC
This Deltaproteobacteria bacterium DNA region includes the following protein-coding sequences:
- the rfbC gene encoding dTDP-4-dehydrorhamnose 3,5-epimerase — encoded protein: MEENQVKIRVESTDIEGVFFVHPELFRDSRGFFLESFREDVWAAEKLPTRFVQLNHSGSVKNVVRGLHFQWDPPMGKLMRVTAGSAFLVAVDIRKDSPTLGKWVGRELHYQEPVLFWAPAGCARGFAVTSDFAEVQYLCTGTYNGNTESNVLWNDPRIGIEWPVSDPIVSERDQRAKTLDEWLSDPLSDVFRTERI